The Rosa rugosa chromosome 1, drRosRugo1.1, whole genome shotgun sequence genomic sequence ACATCCCCAAGCTATTTGAGGAGCCTAAAATGATTCCGAAAGCTCGTCAGCTTCAATATATAACTTGGTCTCTTTACAGTCTTGATGAATGTCGCCTTATTAGCTGGCAAGAAGTATTAGGATATACCTCCATTTCTTCTTGCCTCAATGCATGGTTATAGCACTTCTCAATGAACAAGGGCAAACATTAACTTGGCAATTCTTGTTTCCTATTTACTAGGAACAAAATGACCATACGTACTAGCAATCTCAAATCTATAATAAGCACAGAAACAATTCATTTACAACTAACAAACTGTTGAGTGATCCATCAGTGCTTACCGAAAAACAACCTAACAGTTAAAACCATATAACATAGACTCAGTAGCAGTAGATACTCAAATATATTTAAAAGAAATGCTTTTTGAATATCTTCTCTTTCATACTCCTGAGTGATTATTTGTGGCACTGTGGACCAAATAGTGGAGCTTCAATGCTCTCATTTGTACAATTGCTTGCTAATGTGACTCATAGCAAGGACCAATGAATCTTACAGTTGTCTGAATTCTGGAATGCTTGAAAACCCTGCAGCATCCATCATAAATTAATGAACTCCAGAGAAAAGCTTTACTCGGTCTATTTATCTTAAACGGTCTCTGGAGTTGTACATGTTTCAACGCCAATGCATGTTAAGGAAGCACCCCGAATGAAGTTGACCAATATGGCTAAGATCATCGAGAGGGTGACTTTGCAGAAGCTGTGACACAATCTCCCTAAAAAGTTCGGTCTCCTGGAATCAAAAGTAGAGTCATGGTAAAACATGCCAttgcttttcatttttcatataAATGTGGTATACTGCATGCCTTCATCTTATTAATTTGTGGAAGATTTGTGTATCAAAAGGAAGACAAAGAAACAAACTTTCTATTCACATCAATGAACTTGATCATTTTGATCGAACAACATACTTCGTTTGCTGTTCTCTTTACTGGTATGGCCTACAAATCCAGGATACATTTGAGCTTCATATATAACAATAACAAGTAGTTAAGGAAAAAAATGTGAGCTCTGTCCCTTGGTTCTATTTATATGACAACCGAAGTTCTTTTATCTCTCTAATTTATCTTGGTAGATAGAAAGAATAATCATAGATTGCAAGAGAAAGTTATACAAATTAGACATCGGATGAAGAATCAATTGTCCTGTGTTGACGCCATTGTGTAGTTTACACTAGTATTGAGATTAAGTAAAAGCATATTTTATTTCCACCGACCTGTGGAGATGAATTTAGTGGTGCTATTTCTGGGATTTTCGTTTGCAAAACATGTTCAACTTAACCTCAAAGAtaagaagaaacagaagcatatATAGGAACTGAAAACATGAGAAATAATCTTTCAAATTATTAGAGTAACCGAAACATTCAGTTAAGTgcaaacttttatatatatatacaactttCTTTGAATCCCAAGTAGGACTCGAACAAATACAACATCGTCCCCTTAGAACTTACACATGGGCTTTCAATTATCACTATCTAATTCAAGATTTGCCACGAAGGGATGAGTTGTTAGAAGTTCTTCAGCTGTCCACCTTTGCTCAGGAACCTTAGCTAGGCAAAGCTCTAGAAAATCCTTAGCAAGACTCGAGATCGTATCAGGAATTTTTGGCTCCATTCCATCAACAATGTGGAGAGTACCACTCTCACCATCATAGAAATGATTCCGGGGGCACTCTCCCGTAAGCATTTCCAGAACAATACACCCCACAGCCCATATGTCACTGGGTCGTTCTTGGACATTGTCTTCTACAGCTTCAGGAGACAAGTACATGGGTGTGCCTCTCCAGCGTTCCTgaacctcctcctccttcttggCCAGCCCCAAGTCACCAACTTTGGCCACATAGGGACAGAGATATTGATCAATATAATCTTCATTTTTCAAAAGCAAGATGTTATCTGGTTTCAAATCACAGTGGACATACCCACTCTTGTGTATGTGTTCAACACCTTTAAGAATATCACGGGTATACCGCCTTACATGGTTTTGTCCCAACCCATGAACGGTCTTCTCTATCAACTTAGCAAGGCTTCCCCATGCTATTTCCAAGGCCAAGTTATAGATCTCTTCACCCTCATCACTCCGTGTTACCTCCTCACCATAGTGCTCAATGATGGAGGAGCAAGAACCGCCCTCGTTAATCAACTCCCTAAACACCTCCAGCTCGTATCGAATGGAATCGGAATCCTTGATCTTTGCTGATTTCATAGCCATGGCCTTCGGCATATGATTGGAGATGATATAGGGCCTCATGGAAAATGCAATGAACACAGAACCGAAGCGTCCTTCGCCGATCTTCTTTCCTCTCCGCCACTTATGACCTGAACCCAAGCCTCCTTTGCCCATCTTCTTTCCTCTCCGCAACTTATGGCCGGAACCCAAGCCTCCTTCGCCAATCTTGTTTCCTCTCCGCCACTTATGATCTGAACCCAAGCTCACTTCCGCCTTCCTCTTCATATCGccactctcttctctctctgctcattttttttatttgaggtGCGGCTATTTATACCCTTCCGCATTCCTATTGGGATACGGattccattttaattttaattattaaattttcttatttctatttccaagaatatccttatatgaaaTATCCAATTAAATGacatttttttaatgaaaatctcacatttaatttataccaataaaaaaactataatatattaaagtttcctaacaaaatcataatctaatttacttccattttttttaattttttctttctgcttcaatgttcatctatttcaatctatgtcAAAATATTAGttagttaacaactatgagccatgaagaagatattgagatttttcttacgtgttttaaatttttattttcagtgttcacaaaaggtattacaaagattttgatgtagttaacactaatgattttgtgaattgaataatgaATTCATGAAGAAGAcgtaacaaaaagacaaaaaaatagtaataaatgcaaatttggatggagaagatgaagattaatgttatccaatgagaaattaagtaatcTTCTATTTAATTCataggttatttatttatttttcctttacaaatttagattttagaaaattaatgtacttagtagtcattttacacttgggtaatatagtcttttaataatctaaatatttgtagggtgaactaagaaaatagtagggtggcaatagacgCACCCTTTTTTTCTTGCAATGGAGATTACAACTCCTCTTTCTCACTACTCTGTTTGCAATGAAGAGCGAATGACGCATTTGCGGGTTGGAAGACGTTTATATAGAAAGTCGGTGGTGTTTGGGAATCCGTATCCCTATAGGAAAGGAAGAAATTAGAAAGCTTTGTTATTAAGTAATTTCCAGCTGGCAAATGGCTGTTGTGCGTGGATCTCAAGCTGCTGATCCCCAATTCAGAATGGAAAATAGAACCAGACCAAAGGAATACATTTCCCTTctcaaagtaaataaaaatgggTCCTAAAACGTGTAGCACAGtctaattttaaatttattttttatcatgCTTATCGTCAAGCCAATGATGTGGCTCATAATTTAActaaatttattttaattttcaggaGTTATAGTTCATGGGGGACTGTTCCCCCAGATTTTTTTAGTGAGAGATTGCACTATTGTTTAATGTTCAACAAAGAGCTGActatttactcaaaaaaaaaaattaaaggagaAGGATGTCGAAAACGGACGGAAAAGATGAGATTCAGATTTGGGTGTGTGGTGTGTTCCTGGATCTGCGTTTGAgtgagtgagggagagagagagacagagagacagagaacAAAAAAGATCAAAAGCATAAAAGATGAAGAGACAAATAGATTAAACTCACAGAGCAGCAAAGACCCCGCTCAATCGTATGCAAGGAAATGAAAAGTATATACAAGGAGTTTCACACGTTTTTAAATTTGGCAGACCAAAAGCAAGGAATTTATGTTTTTCTTGCATGTTATGCAAACTAAATGCAAGGAACTATGGTATTCTTTGTATAATATAACCTATTGTAAATAATTTATCAATCTCGCATATCAATTCGTTGTAGTGATACCATTGGATACAGAGACTTTTCTTGCAATGAAGATTACaactcctttctctctctctctctgctctgtTTGCAATGAAGAGCGAATGACGCGTTTGTGGGTTGGAAGACGTTTATATAGAAAGTCGGTGGTGTTTGGGAATCTGTATCTCTATAGGAAAGGAAGAAATTAGGAAGCTTTGTTATTAAGTAATTTCCAGCTGGCAAATGGCTGTTGTGCGTGGATCTCAAGCTGCTTTTGATTTCGTCTTGTTTTCCGATACCTTGTTTGGTTGCCGATGAGGAAAATTGAAACGGGGCATTTTTGTGTTCAGAGTGCTTGTAGTATGAGGCTGGCAGGGATGGAGGACACGGCGGAGCTGCTGGAGAAGAAGCTAGCGTCGGAAATTTCCAAGATGAGCTTAGAGGAGGCACTCACTCTCGCTCCTGTTTTCAGCCATTACCTCAATTTGATGGGCATTGCTGAAGTTCATCACAGGTCACTCAACGACTTGATCtctctgttttattttattttttatattaaattttttgtttttagaaaaaaaaaaaaaaagggttaaatTTCAGATATGTGCCTGTGTGTTTATACTTGTTTGGAAGTGAAATATGTAGCACCAGAGCTTCAGGAAATAGTAGTGTCTATCAAGGATTGACTTCTAACTTTGGTTGTACGGTTAAAATTATGACATTCTAGCTTCCGAAAAGATAACATGAAAAAACCAAAATTGGTTGGAATTCTTTCAGCTGTGAATTTTAAAGCATTTTGGTGAATTTAGAGAAAGTTGTTGATTTGTGCAGGGTTTGTAGACAAAAGAATGTAAATCTTGTGATGGTATTTTTATTCAGCTTCTGCAGCGTGGTGTTTCCCCAGACCAACTTTACGATACTGTTTGCAAGCAGGTTGGTTCTTTTCCTCCTATCCTTTGTCTTGATTTGTATGCCTAGACAGAAAATAGTGGGGAAAATATATCACTCATGTTGTTAAGGTTTCTGTAAAAGATAAAACCCAACCAATTAAATGATCTTGTTTTAATGAGCTCAAGTTGTTGCTTCATTGATGTTGCCTCGTTCTATCAGCACACTGTTGAACAtaagatgtgtgtgtgtgtgtgtgtgtgtgtgtgggtgtgTTTCTACTGTTGTTTAGTCATTTAGATATCTTGTTCTCAACCTTAAGTTCTTGCTGCAGGAGGTCGAGATTGTTCTTACTGCACATCCTACACAAATTAATCGCGGAACCTTACAATACAAACATATCAGACTTTCTGTGAGTGGCTAGTGACTTTGCTCAATTTTTAGGATGTTGAACATTATGATTAAAAGACATGTTGAAAATTTGTTTAGACTAATAATATCAAGTTACTTGCAGCATCTTTTAAATTTAAGATACCGACCTGATCTTACTGGTGAAGACAGAGATATGGTGATTGAAGATCTGGTATTGTTTTTCCAACCTTATTCTCTTCTTCCAAAACCACTTTGCTGGGGCAAGGGGGATTGCATCTTAATGACATTGATATCGTGGATATTCTCTAATTTTCCTTGTGTTTTATATTTTACTCTTGCTTTTATAGGTGCGAGAGATAACTTCTGTATGGCAAACAGATGAGCATAGGCACCATAAACCCACACCAGTTGATGAAGCTGGGGTAGGTAAACCACTTCAACATTAGATTCATTGATATTCACATGCTTTGGCTCTTTGAAATCGTGTGTATCACTTACAGACAAAATTTGTAATTACAATTGTTGCTGCTGTGCTAGCATAGATGCAAATTTCTCAAATTCTAAGCTTGCTCCAATCTGAATTATATATGTAGACAATATCATGCTATTGTCTTAAATGCCTTTCTCATCAAATAATTTAATTGACTTCATAGGAAAGAATGTTAAAATGCAATTAGAAACTCATTTGTTCAGACGACCATACATGTTATTTAGGGGGTTAAGGTCAACATGTCTTTTAGCTTAATACTTTTTGATGTGGTTTTGATATCATATTATGTTGTACTGGAAATCAAGTTGTTAGTTCTTAATTCTTTCAATTGCTTCCAGCAATGCACTTCTGTATTTCATCATGCACTTCTGAACAGTAAGGAATGTGATTACGGAAACTGCTCTCCTATACTCTCCCTTCTCAGGAATATAGAGAAGCAAATGTGAGAATATGTTAATTAGTTTTTCTGTTTCACCTGAGTTCTGTACCAATTGTTGAACCAATCAAACTAATAGTAATATAGTGTGCAACAGAATTGGTATATGATAGGAAGAGAGAAGACCATTATAGTAGTGCTGattaattgaaataaaaattgcTAAGCTGTGTCCAATTTTTATGTGTGATACGTTGGTGATCTCTTATTTAGGAGGATTGTTGGGTTGGGTGTCTCTAATTTAGGCTTTATGTGCATTTCTAATTGAAGATGTTGAGCGGCTCTAGTCTAGCTTACTGATTCTCTGATTTTGAGTGGATGCCTAGAATTAATCACCTTGATGATCATTTGTACAATTTCTTTCCTGGTAGGACTGGTCATAAGTGAGATTTTGGCTTCGTCCTATCAGACTGAAGGACGCCTACAGTTCTTCTCTTTGTGTGATTAATGAAGGGGGAGATGTTAAAAATTAAATGTGGTTTCCTTTATCTGCCCAAAGCTAAAAGCCTGGCATATTTGTAATCTTGCAGCTTGTAGGAAAGGGTGCTTTAGCTGAAGGAGACAAGATCACCTTAGAAACTGCAAAGTTGTTGAGAGAGAATTCTCTCGCGCAGGATGCATTTACTCCGTAAGTTCCTCATTTAATCTTTTCTTTGATGCATATCTACTTTTCACTTTGGTTGGGATTATTAGTCACTAATTATCATTTACCTGTTGTAAGGGTGGACAGATATGAGAAATTCTGCCCTTTCTACAAGTCTGTTTGGATGATGCAGAATATCATCCATTTCTTTAATTTAGCAAATCAGGTGAACTATTCTGTTCAAATCCTTTCTTGTATGACCTACCATTATGTTTGAAGAATTCATGTCTATTTAGGTTGAAGCATTTTAGGGCAAGGAAAACAGATAATATTGTCTTTCCCGGTCTTCTTTCTAGGAACCAATCCCAGAAAGGTGCAACTTCATTAGATGTGACCCAAAGGATTTCATTGCCATAATACCGAAAAGGTGGCCGTTGTGACACAATTTATCATTCTGAAGACCCAGTGCGGATGAAATCCAAGTCTGAACATTATAGCCTCCAAGAAACACCACTCAACCCTATCATAAGCCTTGGCCATGTCAACTTTATTAGATGTTTAATTAGATAAGTGAAGGTATCAATGTCTACAGGCTATAGAGAGAGCAGTTGATATGGATGATGAAAAGATCAATTATAGTATAATTGAGCACCGTATGGGAGATCTCTTTTACCATCTAATGTAAGTGACATCATAATGCtgaacattttaatattttatggtaAGCACGTCTTTAATCCCTTACTGGTGATACGCAGGTCTAAAAATTTGAGGAACCTGCTGAAGGCGAACAAGCTCTTGTGGCAAAATTTAAGAAGCTACACGATTACTTGACGATTTGAGGATGTAACTCGATGATTGGACTTAGACATTTTCTAGATGGTTCTAGTTGCTGTTATAAATTGCATGGTGATGACAATTGGAGTTACTGTGGTTTTTGTTGTGCATGAAAAAAGGCAGTGTTAGGTTTTTGTGACGCCATTTTTGCTTTACTTATGTGGCGGTTGCTCTAGTTTGGATGTGTAGTTACAATGATTGTATTCATGTCACTCCCTTCAGGTTTTTACCCAGAATAAGAGACTAGATATATTTAAGCAATACGGCATTGAAGATTTTGCATTTTTAACGAATCTTTTTTGCCTCTATATCTTCATCTTCGACAGAAAAATTAACATAGTTAAACTGGggaaaaaccaaaaaataaGGAATTTTACAGAACTTGACCTGCATTCCAACAATTGTAGCCAACTTTGAAAAAAGTATACCGTGGGTGTCAAATTGATGTTTAGGAAATCAGTTGATGTTTGGGTATGGGTTGTTGGATGAGCCATTTGTGAAATTAggtcaaaataaaagaaaaatgccCAAGTTGCGCTATTTGAGAGTAGGCAGAGCACTCTTAGATTTGACTAGCAAAAGCGCCCACGCTATTGCCGTGGAATTGTTGTAAACATTTTTGTATGTACGGCTCTGGATGAGTTCATacatgatacgctcaaagcaagcgcataatttaaccctgaaaacatcgttagtagtataagcaaatagggatcgttctattccggggattgagggtacacctgtcattgtcaaaaacaaataaagaattaaaataataaagtaaaaagtattatgtacaaaaataaaataaagaataaaaatatatacaagttaatataaaaaggggggttttgagattatagaattggaattaaaattaaatgaaataaagaaagtgtaaaaacacatatacaagggtggaacacaagaaacaaagatcaaaactacaatcatatgaatgaaatccaattacaattcctatagttgattatctatgtcatgagaaataagttgaccatgtgaaacattcgaagcaaatgatttcccatattttactttccttgaatatttaatctaagtgaaagcacctaaattaaacctattgaacatgcaatcatagtctagaaagctagctaatcaagaacacattcaatgcatgaagaacaaagaaaggatgtcaaccaaagtgcacaacctagtatgaaaaagtccatctatttgcaatcctccttaattgatttcgacttttgtccaaagcctttactacttaaatctagcaccaattacatgcatatatcctaagttggccatcaaagaacacatacatataaaagttttccataatccaaaatcaattaagcaatctcacataagcaacataaaaatcaacataaagaaatcacaatttttattcaaacatagaaattgggcttaaactttgcccttaatgttattgttaactagaaacaaattcctacgaaattaaataaggaaaaagaatgaattacaccgtgagttggagatggagatggagtgcttgaaacgttgaaatcttgaatcttggaagcaagccttcaaggtggacgatggaggatatgatattcccggctccttcttcttcttcttcttcttacttgaaaacgcagaattttgcaactagagaatggagagaaaaatggaatggaaatggagagacaaagaagatgaaatggatgaaggaatgtatttagagtgagaggagaaggtgtttatatagggaagaaaaagaagagtgaaatgataaatggaagaaaaataatgaaagtggtttgtaaaatatggaaaagatggagtaatgatgaaatgaaagcaaggcatgaatgtgcagaagtatggaagtgatgatgatctattggagcagaaaaatatatccaaggaaaaagagaaaagcatctagctttcttcatgtgggtaggaaacatgaacatgtgaatattgagctggttttaggtcaatttctgcccctttattccttcaattatttctccaacaggaattcaattttggctcttgacttcttcatatgaaatgatctaccatgagtgtagatcattttggtaaaatttcagaatttatttccatgcctttgggccagaatctctgctggactccttacgggtccagttttccagttttgcttctgcaggaaattgggctgactctttgaaggccttccgctcaattctagctctggcactcttcataagaaacgatccttaggatgtctagaatggatctggaaagtttcagctcatttggagttcatttggtcaggcggccgctccttcttccttgcttggcttggtttctcctagccggagtaggaaaatgtgtaaaattgaccttttagtacatttccatttttctccatcatttataggtaattatggacctaatgctcatttcatcatcatctactccaatgtacctaaaaaatagaaattaagttaaaaatcgattcgttaaggaattaactaagcaaaatgtgaggaattaactattaaaataccacattaaaatgctcctatcaatacaATCAGTTGAAACATAACAATAAGTTGAATGTAGTCACTCATCAAGATCAAGAGACTGGCTATAATGCTAACAAAAGGCATGCAGAAAACTAATGTATGGCACATAGCTAAGGGTATATGCATACAATGATTCTATTCTTGGGAAATGTTGTTCACTGcttgaagaaaaagaacaatCAAATGGTCCATAAAATTGATTTGACAAAAAGTTAACCAATGTGAAATTGAAATCAGCATTACCACTTCAGGATCGAGCATCGTCACAAACTCACAATACAATCATTTCAAACTTGAGGTGCTTGCGTGTGTTAGATCTGCATAACTTAAGAATTGATGAGCTCAGGCAAGTTGACCCATCTTAGGTACCTTGATGAGCTTAGGCAAG encodes the following:
- the LOC133738141 gene encoding mitogen-activated protein kinase kinase kinase 20-like → MKRKAEVSLGSDHKWRRGNKIGEGGLGSGHKLRRGKKMGKGGLGSGHKWRRGKKIGEGRFGSVFIAFSMRPYIISNHMPKAMAMKSAKIKDSDSIRYELEVFRELINEGGSCSSIIEHYGEEVTRSDEGEEIYNLALEIAWGSLAKLIEKTVHGLGQNHVRRYTRDILKGVEHIHKSGYVHCDLKPDNILLLKNEDYIDQYLCPYVAKVGDLGLAKKEEEVQERWRGTPMYLSPEAVEDNVQERPSDIWAVGCIVLEMLTGECPRNHFYDGESGTLHIVDGMEPKIPDTISSLAKDFLELCLAKVPEQRWTAEELLTTHPFVANLELDSDN
- the LOC133725012 gene encoding phosphoenolpyruvate carboxylase 4-like yields the protein MRLAGMEDTAELLEKKLASEISKMSLEEALTLAPVFSHYLNLMGIAEVHHRVCRQKNVNLVMVFLFSFCSVVFPQTNFTILFASRRSRLFLLHILHKLIAEPYNTNISDFLIF